In Gracilibacillus salitolerans, the sequence ACGAGCGATATAAACTGTGTTAGTGAGAGTGCGAAGGGTCTTACTGCATAGTTTTTCACTTTCATAGTACTTCACCTGTAATTAAAAGACCACACATGTTCACATAAACAATTTGTATCAAAGAAATCGTATTTATTCCTTACTTTTCTAATCATTTAAAAGATCACTCAAGATTTACCTGAGTGATCTTTTTAGACTTTTCCAATTCCTTTACATCGTAACAGCATTCATTAGTCCAAGGTACAGACTTATGGCAGAAAGTCCGGCCATTACAAGAGCCAAATAAGGAGAAGTTCTTTGGGCGAAAGTGTAGAGAATACAGCCTAAAAACAATAGACCTACTAGTAAGAACAATACACTTAGTCCGTTTAGTTCTAAGATTAAATCTGTAGTGGCTGGAACAGAAGCAAATGTCTGAAATAAAATAGACGATTCTCCTGTTGTCAGTGTCTGTTCTATATTATGTGGTGGTTCTTGCTCAGTCATAGATGCCGTTACTGCAATAACAGTTATAATAATGACACTTTCTGCGCGCCACCAATTCCTCGGAGAATATTGTGCATCCTTCTTTACTCTTTTTCGAATGAGCACGCTATTGATAAAGGCGAAAAAGAGAATCGGAATAAACAACAAAAACTTCCATAATAATGATTGGCCATATGGTAATGTCCACGAATCAACGATACTTTCGTTTAAGAAATAGTTCATAAACATTCCCGATAAAGCTAAAATAGCTACACAGCCAATGGCAAACGGGGTGAACCAGCTAATGAACTCCTGCCAGTTGTCATCATTTTGCGAGAACCAACTGGTGATTAATAATACACCAATCCATGCGCTAACAGCAATATAATGAAACAGATGTGCTGCTGCTCCAGGATAGCTTCCCATACTAGCTGAATGCCCAACAGCAGCCTGCGTAAATAACATCCCGAAAGTTAAGAAAATCCCCAGAGTATACAAAATTGGAAGTGTAGCATTTTGACGTAACACGAACAATAAAATGAGAAATAAGAGAGTTAACAAGCTTAATGCCAGCCAAGCATGTCCTAGCGCAATATTGCTTATAACATAACCTATACTTGCAACAATAGACTCTTCCCTGTAATTGTTCAGTGTGAAAGCCAGATCTAACAATGAAATGAATGAAAGTAAAGGGATAAGAATAATGGCTATAGCCAATGTTTTCTTTGGCATGACGACAGATGTTTTCATATCCTTAGGAATAACCCCAAGTAGACAACTTCCCATAAGAATGGCAAAACAAATGTATAGCAAGCCATTACTTATCGATACAATCATTTTCTCTTCTTCCTAAGCATAAGAATGGCGAGAATAGCAACAACAATAAGAACAATGGCGATCACAGCTATTAGTGTGGAATTTTCATTCGCTTCATCAGTACTGTCTTTTGTCACATTTTCTTCTACCTGATCAGATTCAGTTGCTTCTTCTTCGGTAGCTTCTTCTGATGCTTCTTCTGTTTCCTCGACTACGTCTTCTTCCTCTACATTTTTAAATTGGTAAGACAGCTCTTGTTCCATCACATGTCCGTCTTCACCAGCAATACTGTAAGAGAGCGTGTAATTCCCATCTTCCATTTGATCTGGTAGAGTGACAACGAGCGTGTCCGCTGGTTCATGGGTAACTTTCTCTACCGGTAATTCCTCCCCATGCTCATGTGTTAAGGTGATTTCATTTAGTTCTTGGACTGTCGATTCAAACATTAACGTAATGGTTCCCGTATCTTCATTCAAGACCGAATTTTCTTCTGGATCTGAGGTTTCTAGGTGGGTATGTGCACCAACTGCAGTTGGGAAAGCAATCAGTAATACAATACTAAAAAATAAGAGTCGTTTAACCATTTCACATCTTCCTTCCTGATTTCTAGTAATATATCTCTTTTATAACAGACTTATACCTCTTATACTATGGACAAATTGCAACAAATTCATGATGAAAATATGAAGGATGCAGTTGATGAGTTCAAAACAGAATCGAATTGTTTGTGTCGTTATAAGAGAATCATTGACACCAAGGAGACCAAACAATGTCTGTATAAATCCTATTCTGTCAAGAAAAAATAGGTTTGTCATAAACCTCGCGACAAAGTTAGTTTTCAAGTATCTTGAAGGTAGGATAACTGTGTCATATGATTTAAATAGAGGGATATAAAAAACTACATGGAAAGGGAGAAATATAATGGCTCAGTCAAACATAAAGGTAAAAGTCCAACAGTTTGGTAACTTCCTTAGTTCTATGGTAATGCCAAACATCGGTGCATTTATTGCATGGGGACTTATTACTGCGTTATTTATTGCAGATGGTTTTCTTCCGAATGAAAACCTTGCAAAATTAGTTGATCCAATGGTGTTTTACTTACTACCATTGTTAATCGGTTACACAGGGGGTAAATTAATTCATGATCAGCGTGGTGGTGTCGTAGGTGCGATCGCTACAATGGGGGTTATTGTAGGCGCTCCAGATACACCGATGTTCTTAGGTGCCATGATCATAGGGCCGCTTGGTGGTTACGTGATTAAAAAGTTCGATCAAGCAATGGAAGGCAAAATTAGATCTGGTTTTGAAATGTTGGTGAACAACTTTTCTGCTGGTATTCTTGGTGGATTACTTGCAATTCTTTCATTCTTAGCTATTGGTCCAGCAGTAAATGGATTTACCCAACTACTTGTTGCAGGTGTGGATTGGTTAATTGGTGTAGGTCTATTACCATTAACAAGTATCTTTATCGAACCTGCCAAAATCTTATTCTTAAATAATGCAATCAATCATGGAATTCTTTCTCCAATTGGTTTAGAACAGGCTAGAAGTACAGGTGAGTCTATTCTTTTCTTATTAGAAGCAAACCCGGGACCAGGTCTTGGTGTATTATTAGCATTTATGTTGTTTGGAAAAGGAAGCGCAAAACAGTCTGCTCCGGGAGCAGGAATCATTCATTTCTTTGGGGGTATTCATGAAATTTACTTCCCATATGTATTGATGCGCCCAATGCTGTTAATTGCTGTTATTCTAGGTGGTATGAGTGGAATTTTCACCTTAGTGCTACTTGGTGGAGGTTTATCGGCTCCTGCATCACCTGGTAGTATATTTGCGATTGCTGCAGTTACACCTGGAAAAGCAAGTGTTTACTTTGCCAACTTTGCTGCTGTAATCGTAGCTACGATTGTTTCGTTCGTTGTTTCTGGATTTGTGTTAAAATCAGGTAAACAAGATGATGAAGATATTGAAGAAGCAACAAAAAAAATGCAAGAAATGAAAGGGAAGAAAAGTTCGGTGGCTGGAGCAATTCAGGCCAACCAAGGTATTTTACCAGAAGATGTGAATAAGATTGTCTTTGCTTGTGATGCTGGAATGGGATCAAGTGCAATGGGAGCTTCCCTGCTACGTAAAAAAGTGAAAGCAGCAGATCTAAATGTTTCTGTCACCAACACTGCCATTAGTAACTTACCGGATGATGCACAGGTGGTTATTACGCAAGAAGAGTTAACACCGCGTGCAAAAGGTAAATTACCTAGTGCTTATCACATTTCAGTAGATAACTTCTTATCAAGTCCGGAATATGACAAGTTAATTGACAGTTTACAAAATGGTGTCATTGAAGAACTAGCTGAAGTGGTTGAAGACACAGAAGCAAATGTAACTGGTGCAGATCATGATCACGATGATGACGACTTGTTACGAGAAGAAAACATCTTCCTTAATCAGGAATTTGCTACGAAGGAAGAGGCCATTCGTTTTGCAGGTGAAGTGTTAGTCAAAGCCGGCTACGTAGAAGATAGTTATGTCGATGCGATGATCGATCGCGAAAATGTAACTTCGACTTACATGGGAAATAATGTGGCAATTCCACATGGTACAGAAGAAGCGAAAAAAGCGGTATTACGTTCAGGATTTACTGTTCTTCAAGTTCCTAATGGCGTTGATTTTGATGGTCAAGAAGCGAAACTAATCTTTGGAATCGCAGGAAAAGATGGTACGCATTTAGACATTCTTTCTGGTATCGCAGTGGTTTGTTCAGATGAAGAAAATATTGAACAGATGGTACAAGCGAAAACAACGAAAGAATTGCTAGACATTATCAATAGCAAATGATTAAAAAGAGTAGAAAGATGGTATGTTACTGTCTTTCTATTCTGTTATATTACCTGAGATCAATTTATAAGAGAAACGAGTGGGTAGCATGTTTATTACGTCAAGAGAAAAATCAATTATTGATTTAGTAATGAAGACGTCTGGTAAGCACACACCACGTTCACTTGCTAGCTATCTCCATGTAAGTGTGAGAACTGTACAACGTGATTTAAAGGCTGTGGGAAACATCTTGAAGTCCTTTGAATTACAATTGAGGCGCACAACCAATGATGGTCTAATGATTGATGGAAAAAATGAACATATTTTTAAGCTAATGCAGCAGTTGTACCATGTACATCCAACAGATGAAACACCAGAAGAAAAAAAGTTGCAACTACTCATTATATTATTACATGAAGGATCGTTTTTTAAGGCGCAGGTCCTGGCAAAACAACTTGGAGTAAGTGTTACAACGCTTGCTTCCTATTTGGATGATGTGACTGATTGGTTAGAGAAATTTTCAATAGAATTGACACGAAAAAGAGGTGTCGGTGTAAGTATAGATGGTAGAGAAGCGAATATGCGTAAAGCATTAGCTACTTATTTCCTGTTTCATTTTCACGAAGAGCTATTAGAAAGTCTGTATCTATTGCAGAAGAATAATCATTTAGATGGACCTGTACTCGGTTATTTTCCTCCGAATTACCTGGTTTTAATTGATGAAATGGTTCATCATTTGTTTGATAGAGGACAGACACGGTTAGCTGATAATGATTATTTGGGGCTTATCGTTCACATTGCGATTACGTTGCAACGGGTAGAGAATGACTTCTTGTTGGAGGAAGAAACGGACTCAGAAGATGAAGATTCAACAAGACCGTTCCAGTTGATTAGCCAGCTATGTGACGATTTAAAATCCGAATTATCGATCCCATTAACAAAGAAAGATGTTCATTATTTGGATGTAATTCTAAAAGGGTCTAAACTACAAGATTCTGAGACGATAGACTATGACAGTATTATGCTCGGACAGATTATTAAGAATATCATTCAAGATATTTCAAGCCAATTACACGTTGATTTATCACGAGATTTTTCGTTATTTCAGGGACTGCTAGCCCATTTGGAGCCTTCCATCTTTCGGTTAAAGCATCAGATGGGATTGTTTAATCCATTAACAGAGCAAATAAATAAGAAATATCTGGTTTTATTCATGGCTGTTCGGAATAGTCTGGAGAAAGAATTTCCTGACATCAGCTTCCCAGATGATGAAATTGCCTTTATCGTTCTTCACTTTGGCTCTGCATTATTAATGAATGAGGAGAAGACAACGATACATGCTGTTGTCGTTTGTCCAACAGGGATAGGCACTTCCAAGATGCTGGCAAGTCGTATCCAGAAAGAATTTACGGAAATCAATTCCGTCGAAATCAAATCAATGAAAGAAATGGAAAAATCGAATTTAGATGAGTTTGATATTGTTATTTCTACTGTTAGGCTTCCATTTGATGATGTTCACTATATTTTGGTGTCGCCTTTATTAAGTGATGAAGACATTCAGATGATTCGCAGCTTCTTGCAGAGTAATATTCAACAACTAACTGGTAAGAAGAAGTATGTGAAAGATAGTGGTAAAGAGACTAGACAAGAACCATCAAGCTTGCAAGATGTTTTACAGGAAATGAAAGATGTCCAAACCAGTATCGAAGCAATCCTGGATAATTTCCGTGTATACCGGAAGTCTAACGAAGACTATAGGCAAGTGTTAAAAGAGATGGTAGGAGAATTAGAACAAGAAGGATTAATCACAGATGCTGCGAGAGTTTTTCAAAAGCTACAGGACAGGGAGAAAATAGGAGGCCTAGGCATACCGGATACGAATATGGGTTTATTTCATTGCCGAGATGCCAGTATTCACGAGCTTATTTTTCAAATATGTCATTTAGAGCATCCTTGTGTGATTAAAGGAATGGATGGCAAGGAAGTACAGTTAAAAAATCTACTGTTAATGCTATCTCCTGAAAAGCTAAGTTTCAAAGAACAAGAAATACTAAGTCTCATTAGTACGAGTCTGATTGAGAATGACACAGCGTTGATGATTTTTTCGTCTTCGAGTGAAGAAATGATTAAAGGCAAGTTAGAGGATTTATTTTCAGACTACCTTCAAAATAAATGGATAAAGGAATGATCGTAATGAAACAGGCAGTTCATTTTGGTGCCGGAAACATCGGTAGAGGATTTATCGGAGCATTATTTTCCGAGTCAGGATATCATGTAACTTTCGTTGATATCGCTGATCAAATCATCAATCAATTAAATGAACAAAAGAGTTACCAAGTAAAATTAGCAACAGATAAACAGGAAACAACTACAATCAATAATGTATCAGGACTAAACAATATGGCGCAGGAAAACGAGGTTATTGAGACAATTACAAACACAACCTATTTGACTACTGCGATCGGTCCTAACATTTTACCAAGAATTGCACCACTTATTGCACGTGGTATCTCGGAACGTGTGTACCAAACAGATGAACAGCTATATGTGATTGCTTGTGAAAACCAGATTGGAGCAACTGACATTTTAAAACAACATATTTTAGACAATCTTGATGAAGATACGAAAGAAAGGCTAGAAGGAAGAGTGAAATTCTTTAACTCTGCTGTTGATCGTATCGTGCCAATTCAAGAAGACAATGATTCACTTGATGTGTTGGTGGAGCCTTATTATGAGTGGGTCGTGGAAGCAGAAGAAGATATTCCAGCCGTTGAAGGAATGACAATTGTTGTTGAGCTTGCTCCATTTATCGAGAGAAAGCTATTTACGGTTAATACAGGACATGCAGTCATTGCTTACCTTGGTTACTTGAATGGAAAGCCAACTATTGATAAAACATTAGCGGATGAAGCAATAGAGAAACAAGTGGAAGCAACGTTAAAAGAGACTGGTGATTACCTAGTTAAGCAGTATGGTTTAGATAAAGAGGAGCACTTTAAATACATTCAAAAGATTGTTCGTCGATTCAAAAATCCGTATTTAAATGATGGTGTAACAAGAGTAGGACGTGCTCCAATTCGAAAACTAGGACCAGAAGATCGCTTGGTTCGTCCAGCAACAGAAGCACAAAAAGCAGGATTACAGTTTACTAACCTATCTAAAGCTATTGCTGCTGCTTTACTATTTGATCATCAAGAGGATGAAGAAGCGGTAAAACTTCAAGCAATGATTGAAGAAAACGGAATTGCCAAAGTGTTGCAGGAAGTGAGCAATCTTACAGAAGATAGTGACGTTACGCAAGAAGTTGTGAAACAATATGATTTGTTAAAATAACACAAAAAAGGTTCAGCCTTAAAAGTTAGCTGAACCTTTTGTTATTACAATAGATAATTTATAATTCGCATATTTATTTAAATCTTCTAGAAAGTTATCCAGTATTTCATGTGATGGAAATTTACATTCAAGCATGTAACAGCCTTCACCGCTAATTTTATAGTTATTAATGAGGTATTGCTTTTGTGTTTTGATAAAAGCAAGATAAGGCTGGTGACTTATACTTTGTGTAATGATCGTTATGAAAGCATGTATAGAACAACCTAACTTGGCTTGATTAACCTTTATCGTGTAACCTTCAATAACACCACTGTCTTCCAGTTTGGCAACCCTATCTGCAGTAGCTTGGCCAGTTAAATGTACTTTTTCGCCCAATTCCTTCATTTTTATCCGACTGTTGTTGGACAGTTCTTCTAAGATTCGTATATCCGTACTATCTAACATTTTTTTATCCTTTCATTAATCAAGTTAATTAGCCAAAAGACTTGATTTTATCCATGTATTTATGAATAGATCTTAATATAAAATAGATGTAAATAAAAGCAAAGGAGTTTTAAAAATGCAGATACAACAAATTCGAAATGCAACATTAGTAGTCCATTATGAAGGAAAGAAATTCTTAATTGATCCATTTCTAGCTGACAAAGGTACTTACCCGCCGTTACCAGATTCAGTAAGACAAGATCAAATGAATCCTTTAGTTAGCTTACCAATATCAGTTGAACAAATCATAGAAGATATTGATGCAGTAATTGTTACACATTTACATTTAGATCATTGGGATGACGCTGCTAAAGAGGTACTTCCAAAAGATATCAAATTGTTTTCACAAAATGAAGAAGATGCTTCAGAAATAAAAAATGCTGGCTTTACCAATGTGGAAGTCTTACAAGTAGATACTGTCTTTGAAGATATTCAATTAGTGAAAACGAAAGGTGAGCATGGTAGAGGAGAAATATTAAAAATTGCCGGTCAAGTATGTGGTGTTGTCTTTAAACATGCAAATGAAAAAACATTATATATAGCAGGGGACACGGTTTGGTATGACGGCGTACAGCAAGAAATCGAAACACATCAACCAGAAGTTATTGTTGTAAATGCTGGAGATAACCAATTTTTTGAAGGTGGTTCTCTAGTGATGGGCAAAGAGGATGTCTATCAAGTGTATCAAGCTGCTCCCAATGCGAAAATTATTGCTAGTCACATGGAAGCTGTCAATCATTGGACACTATCAAGAGAAGAATTAATAAGCTTTGCAGATGAAAAAAAAATATCCTCAAATGTCTTGGTTCCAGAGGATGGAGAAGAATACTCATTTTAAAGACGAAAGCAGAAAGAATTTTTTCTTTCTGCTTTTATTTTTTTTGATAATTGTTTCAGCAGAAGCGATAGTGTTTGAATAGAGCCCTCATATATTTTAGAATTAAATAGAATAGTAAAATTTGGTAAGAAAGGAGCGATATTGTGCAATCAACTATCTTTATGGAATTACCTATGAAGAAAACACCTTATTTACTTCGAAGTGGTGAGGGAAAGCGATATCTTTTTGGGAGACAAGTAGCTACTGTTATGGCTGATATGACAAGTACAGAGAATAAGTTTGAGATTGTGTTGGTTTCAGGTGGAAAAGGGGATGGATTTCCTTTTCACATTCATGATCAAACATATGAAGGAATTTTACTACTCGATGGCAAGCTTGAACTTTCCATAAATGAAGAGAATTATTTACTTTTACCTGGAGATTATGCACATATTCCACCAGGAACAATCCATAGTTATCGAATGCAGAGCCATAGAACAAGATTTGTATCATATACGGCAAAAGGAGAAACAGCAAACCTGTATTCAATCATTGGGCAACCATATCAAAAGATAGAACGTCCTCCACTGGTTAGTAACAAAATTCCACATGAGAAGTTTATGGAAGCTTCGAATTCCATGGATGTTAGATTTCTGTGGGATCGGGAAATTGGAAATGCAAAACTAGTCGATAATAATGAACTTCCTGATAACATAATCCCTTATGTGCTTGAGTCTGGAGAAGGGGATCGTTTAGTAGCTGG encodes:
- a CDS encoding copper resistance CopC family protein, with product MVKRLLFFSIVLLIAFPTAVGAHTHLETSDPEENSVLNEDTGTITLMFESTVQELNEITLTHEHGEELPVEKVTHEPADTLVVTLPDQMEDGNYTLSYSIAGEDGHVMEQELSYQFKNVEEEDVVEETEEASEEATEEEATESDQVEENVTKDSTDEANENSTLIAVIAIVLIVVAILAILMLRKKRK
- a CDS encoding copper resistance D family protein: MIVSISNGLLYICFAILMGSCLLGVIPKDMKTSVVMPKKTLAIAIILIPLLSFISLLDLAFTLNNYREESIVASIGYVISNIALGHAWLALSLLTLLFLILLFVLRQNATLPILYTLGIFLTFGMLFTQAAVGHSASMGSYPGAAAHLFHYIAVSAWIGVLLITSWFSQNDDNWQEFISWFTPFAIGCVAILALSGMFMNYFLNESIVDSWTLPYGQSLLWKFLLFIPILFFAFINSVLIRKRVKKDAQYSPRNWWRAESVIIITVIAVTASMTEQEPPHNIEQTLTTGESSILFQTFASVPATTDLILELNGLSVLFLLVGLLFLGCILYTFAQRTSPYLALVMAGLSAISLYLGLMNAVTM
- a CDS encoding quercetin 2,3-dioxygenase is translated as MELPMKKTPYLLRSGEGKRYLFGRQVATVMADMTSTENKFEIVLVSGGKGDGFPFHIHDQTYEGILLLDGKLELSINEENYLLLPGDYAHIPPGTIHSYRMQSHRTRFVSYTAKGETANLYSIIGQPYQKIERPPLVSNKIPHEKFMEASNSMDVRFLWDREIGNAKLVDNNELPDNIIPYVLESGEGDRLVAGDQLHRIIASQKNTDGHFIIVASEGPKGEKINDHYHEHHTETFFCLEGKMTMWANGEEIQMYPGDFLHVPENIIHSYRFDFHYTKMIGLLATGLFEPFFRTLGDPYEHHIFPSEPKQIRFDRVLDNIDKLDLKFVNQD
- a CDS encoding PTS mannitol transporter subunit IICBA — its product is MAQSNIKVKVQQFGNFLSSMVMPNIGAFIAWGLITALFIADGFLPNENLAKLVDPMVFYLLPLLIGYTGGKLIHDQRGGVVGAIATMGVIVGAPDTPMFLGAMIIGPLGGYVIKKFDQAMEGKIRSGFEMLVNNFSAGILGGLLAILSFLAIGPAVNGFTQLLVAGVDWLIGVGLLPLTSIFIEPAKILFLNNAINHGILSPIGLEQARSTGESILFLLEANPGPGLGVLLAFMLFGKGSAKQSAPGAGIIHFFGGIHEIYFPYVLMRPMLLIAVILGGMSGIFTLVLLGGGLSAPASPGSIFAIAAVTPGKASVYFANFAAVIVATIVSFVVSGFVLKSGKQDDEDIEEATKKMQEMKGKKSSVAGAIQANQGILPEDVNKIVFACDAGMGSSAMGASLLRKKVKAADLNVSVTNTAISNLPDDAQVVITQEELTPRAKGKLPSAYHISVDNFLSSPEYDKLIDSLQNGVIEELAEVVEDTEANVTGADHDHDDDDLLREENIFLNQEFATKEEAIRFAGEVLVKAGYVEDSYVDAMIDRENVTSTYMGNNVAIPHGTEEAKKAVLRSGFTVLQVPNGVDFDGQEAKLIFGIAGKDGTHLDILSGIAVVCSDEENIEQMVQAKTTKELLDIINSK
- a CDS encoding mannitol-1-phosphate 5-dehydrogenase: MKQAVHFGAGNIGRGFIGALFSESGYHVTFVDIADQIINQLNEQKSYQVKLATDKQETTTINNVSGLNNMAQENEVIETITNTTYLTTAIGPNILPRIAPLIARGISERVYQTDEQLYVIACENQIGATDILKQHILDNLDEDTKERLEGRVKFFNSAVDRIVPIQEDNDSLDVLVEPYYEWVVEAEEDIPAVEGMTIVVELAPFIERKLFTVNTGHAVIAYLGYLNGKPTIDKTLADEAIEKQVEATLKETGDYLVKQYGLDKEEHFKYIQKIVRRFKNPYLNDGVTRVGRAPIRKLGPEDRLVRPATEAQKAGLQFTNLSKAIAAALLFDHQEDEEAVKLQAMIEENGIAKVLQEVSNLTEDSDVTQEVVKQYDLLK
- a CDS encoding MBL fold metallo-hydrolase is translated as MQIQQIRNATLVVHYEGKKFLIDPFLADKGTYPPLPDSVRQDQMNPLVSLPISVEQIIEDIDAVIVTHLHLDHWDDAAKEVLPKDIKLFSQNEEDASEIKNAGFTNVEVLQVDTVFEDIQLVKTKGEHGRGEILKIAGQVCGVVFKHANEKTLYIAGDTVWYDGVQQEIETHQPEVIVVNAGDNQFFEGGSLVMGKEDVYQVYQAAPNAKIIASHMEAVNHWTLSREELISFADEKKISSNVLVPEDGEEYSF
- a CDS encoding Lrp/AsnC family transcriptional regulator, coding for MLDSTDIRILEELSNNSRIKMKELGEKVHLTGQATADRVAKLEDSGVIEGYTIKVNQAKLGCSIHAFITIITQSISHQPYLAFIKTQKQYLINNYKISGEGCYMLECKFPSHEILDNFLEDLNKYANYKLSIVITKGSANF
- a CDS encoding BglG family transcription antiterminator; this translates as MFITSREKSIIDLVMKTSGKHTPRSLASYLHVSVRTVQRDLKAVGNILKSFELQLRRTTNDGLMIDGKNEHIFKLMQQLYHVHPTDETPEEKKLQLLIILLHEGSFFKAQVLAKQLGVSVTTLASYLDDVTDWLEKFSIELTRKRGVGVSIDGREANMRKALATYFLFHFHEELLESLYLLQKNNHLDGPVLGYFPPNYLVLIDEMVHHLFDRGQTRLADNDYLGLIVHIAITLQRVENDFLLEEETDSEDEDSTRPFQLISQLCDDLKSELSIPLTKKDVHYLDVILKGSKLQDSETIDYDSIMLGQIIKNIIQDISSQLHVDLSRDFSLFQGLLAHLEPSIFRLKHQMGLFNPLTEQINKKYLVLFMAVRNSLEKEFPDISFPDDEIAFIVLHFGSALLMNEEKTTIHAVVVCPTGIGTSKMLASRIQKEFTEINSVEIKSMKEMEKSNLDEFDIVISTVRLPFDDVHYILVSPLLSDEDIQMIRSFLQSNIQQLTGKKKYVKDSGKETRQEPSSLQDVLQEMKDVQTSIEAILDNFRVYRKSNEDYRQVLKEMVGELEQEGLITDAARVFQKLQDREKIGGLGIPDTNMGLFHCRDASIHELIFQICHLEHPCVIKGMDGKEVQLKNLLLMLSPEKLSFKEQEILSLISTSLIENDTALMIFSSSSEEMIKGKLEDLFSDYLQNKWIKE